The region TGAAAGTGGCGCCGACGGTCAGGTTCGCCACCGGGTCGTACCACGGAGCAAAGTGCACGTCCAGGCGGGCTAGCACGTTTCGGAATGTCACGTTGGCTTTGATATCCAATACTTCGTGGCCATCGCGAGTCAGAAGGCTGTCCATGTAAACCTGCGAAAAGTCGCACGAATGCACCCCCGCATCATTGGTGGTGCTGACTTGTCTGAAATTTATTAACACACTGAGGAGAAATATAGAAGAAAGTAAGTTGATTGATCACGCTTCTCGTACACATAACAGGTCGTCGATGGATCATGttcgcttttaacagcgaagctgtttaagccggtgtttctaatgggtagagatgtcccctggcctggtgctcggctgtcgtgggggctcgcatctcgaaagagggcccaatagaggcTTCAGGAGTTATCTCTGGGCGCCTCTtctccaaccacagacggccttttTGACGAGCATACGACGACCCTGTGGAAGGCAAGTGTTACCGCCgtgtacctaccggtaaaattaGGTACAAGCGCACTcgcggcctggtgctcggccattatgggacctcaacgcttggaaaggtgTGTTcgtcctcaacccgaaggcgtccccacctcaggggcttggggcgccacatgggaaatggccgccatggaaGCGGCGCAACATCACTTTGTtttctgtgctcacgagggtttcgacggaaATGTAGGGCGTGGGCTccttttcccaagcgtatcacccctgaggCAAGCctaacgccaggccggggtacgcttgtgcccatttcaaccagtgggtgcccggcggcggtgggaatcgaaaccACAACCTCCCACAGTCTTtgcaccccctcccccctattttttttttttttttttttttgcattcagcccccatcaaaatgcggccgctgcggccgggatttgatcgtgCGACCTGAACATTTCTTCCGAACACACGACACTTTGCAATCTCGAGATAAGTGATCTACAGTCCTTCGACACCATCGTGATGTGGCCTCTTCTGCGTGTCGCACCCACCTTGATGGCGTCGAAAGTGACGTGGCAGGTGACGTTGGCTCTGTCGGGGAACTCGTCGGTGACACTGGAGCACTGGTCTCCCCGCTGCACTCGGGCGAGTCGGACCAGGCCGGTGACGTTGGACGCGTGAAAGCGCACTGGTCCGTACCGCTTATCATGGCTGTTGTGAAGAGCGAATGGCGGCACCTCTAGGGGGTCGATGTCCTCTCTGTGTGCCGGCAGTCTCGTCAGGATCATCCGGTCCACGTAGCTGTTGGCGTCCCAGAAAGGCAGCTGCTGGCCACTCGTTACACAGCAACCGGAAGTCAGCGCTGAACATTACACCAGCATTAGACAGAGATAGTATTCTGCTCTAGTGCCTCACAAAAATGAACTAATCTTTCTATTATGAGATGACCGAATTATTTGCTATATATGTATACGTTACAACGTCCTAAAGTGACAGTGCAACTATGACAGGCGACATAGTGGCGGACttcagattaatttcgaccagtTGGGATAATTTTGCGTGCACTATAAGCAAGATGTACAgcagcgttcttgcattccaccaCCGTCGGAATGCAGTGTCCGAGATCAAAAATCAAACCAGTTACCTCGTAGTCAGAAGCAGGAATCTGTTGCCATGGAGTCGTCGCGTCGTTTCTACAAAGATATTGTGAGTCTTTGTTAAAAAGTATATAGGACATATTCAGTTAAGCCTATAGGTGGCCTATCCACAGAAAAACTGATTTATGGACGCAACCATTTCTGTCTGCTGTTGGTAGCGGTCTTTCTGAAAATAACAAGATTTTAGATCTATACGCCACAGTAGAACAGAGGCAATAAATTTGTTTGACACTTTTGCCAATAGAAGTTCCTTAGACGACATATAATCAAAGGTACAGGCCCACGAGAAGGCAATACAGTCGAAGTCTAGTCTGCAGGCAACCTACAGAGTGATCTAGTTCATTTTTATATTTCGCACTTGGAATAGCGGTCGACCTTCCACGTAGCGCACTGATTGCAAAAGTGCCACTACCTGTCCAAAATGTAGcccttcttctccttctttctgggTGACACAATCGCTATGGCGTGCTACACTATAGGTCGCGGGTTTGACTCCCGCCCGCAGTAGCCGCATATCGAGGGAACAGGAATGCAAATACAATCCTGTACCGTGTTTTTGCGGCATGTGAACGAACCACAGGGGGTCGAAATTATCGAAATTATTCTGTGGCTTCCGTTGCAACGTCTCTCCCAGTCCGCAAGTTCAATTAGGACTTCTTAATTGGCatctataccccctttccccagtgcagggtagcaaaccggacgtgcgtcttgttaacctccctgcctttcctcgcttctatttctctctctctctctctcttaattgGCATGAAGAACATTTATTCATAGCACATGTAAGGCATTTCTTGGCTGCATATATAGTAGAATACTTTTTATTTTCTCCGACGACGACCATAAATGTGTCTGACGAAGAGGCTCGTATTAGCGGGCAAAGTgtactaatgaaaaaaaaaattgttttattaGAGCTTATGGCGTTATTAGTTGATAATCGGTCTTTTTTTCATCTTGTATACCACGCACTGATCACTGGCAAACTAACAAGAAACCCAGAAAAACTCACTCACCTGCTAAAACGAGCCAAACGGTTGTCGCCATGGCAACGGGTTGTCTATTTAGCTGATTGAGATGGAAAATGGAGAAAAGAGCCGAGATTTAATAAAACAAAAGTTACTGAAGTGCTGGTCACAAGCTGCCAGTGCAATGTCTAGCTATGTTGCACATTTAAAGAATGCAGAACACAAGCAGCATGATGGCTAAACATTGATGAGTGATACACAGTACGGCCTTAGAAAAATAAGGAACCGAAGGCTTTCTTGAGATGTACATATTCCTTTTGAAGTTCACGAAAGCGCTGAATAGTAACATACATGGCTCGCGAGCGTAGCGAAGGGTGGTTGCTACTTTAGAGAAATACAATGTGCTCCGATCGGGCTTAAATAAAAATTTAACTTCTTTTACAGAGCGTAAATATGTGAACTGGTCGTTTGGTTTCACCACTGCACTGGCAATTGGCGTGCTTAACGCATTGATGTGTATGACTACTACACTTGTTGCCCAGGTTTACACTGCCCTGCTGCAGCTGCGCCTCTGCATGAGATTATAAACACTTCAGAAATGAGGTACTGaggtagaaaaaagaaagaaagagagcggaaAGTATGAAAAACCAAGCTTGCGAGTGCAACAGGAAAGTTGCTCAATCGACTACGAAGAAAGCTATGAAGTTTCAGTGGGCCAGAACCGCAATGGCTGTCAGCAAAAAAACTTCGACAAGGACGAAGACCATGGCGTGAAGACGACAACACCGATTACAGCGATGATGGCGCTGCTACTGACGGCGGAGAAAACGTCAGAAATCTACGAGCGGCAAGAATGAAAGACGACGAGAGGCAAGAAGACAGTGACTGGTGATAACAACACTAACGAAGCGGAAAACGACAAGAGCTATGACGTCAAGATTGAAAACCAAGGCACGGATATGATAGCAAGGGCTGCAGCGGTGAATAACGACCGCAGCATTGacgaagggtaaaaaaaaaaacagaaagaaaaaagaaaagagaagaaaataaaggGAGCACCGAGGGGACCACGGCGATTACAAGAACGAAGACAACGGCACGAAATCGACGATAATGAATACCGGGATAAGAATAGAAACATTgacgaagagaaag is a window of Dermacentor silvarum isolate Dsil-2018 chromosome 4, BIME_Dsil_1.4, whole genome shotgun sequence DNA encoding:
- the LOC119450453 gene encoding uncharacterized protein LOC119450453 isoform X2 yields the protein MATTVWLVLAALTSGCCVTSGQQLPFWDANSYVDRMILTRLPAHREDIDPLEVPPFALHNSHDKRYGPVRFHASNVTGLVRLARVQRGDQCSSVTDEFPDRANVTCHVTFDAIKVYMDSLLTRDGHEVLDIKANVTFRNVLARLDVHFAPWYDPVANLTVGATFSDLRSTFDGLTKTPETQKLIWGYEKVAKDIVAQAITVDVSNVLTKVASELVFPCCSSR
- the LOC119450453 gene encoding uncharacterized protein LOC119450453 isoform X1, whose protein sequence is MHRRAARKTRQPVAMATTVWLVLAALTSGCCVTSGQQLPFWDANSYVDRMILTRLPAHREDIDPLEVPPFALHNSHDKRYGPVRFHASNVTGLVRLARVQRGDQCSSVTDEFPDRANVTCHVTFDAIKVYMDSLLTRDGHEVLDIKANVTFRNVLARLDVHFAPWYDPVANLTVGATFSDLRSTFDGLTKTPETQKLIWGYEKVAKDIVAQAITVDVSNVLTKVASELVFPCCSSR